In a single window of the Antedon mediterranea chromosome 1, ecAntMedi1.1, whole genome shotgun sequence genome:
- the LOC140055769 gene encoding transformer-2 protein homolog beta-like: MSDREDGYDSREKEEQSSQNDREQSKSRSRSRSRGSYNNNYRSASRSPRHSRSRSRSPYHSKRRGRRRHSRSYSRSPKRRHRSRSPYARRRRSRSTSPMSDRRRHIGNRENPPESSCLGIFGLSLYTTERDLRDVFSRYGPIEKVHVVYDHQTGRSRGFAFLTFETHDDANEAKVRTNGMEVDGRRIRVDFSITKRAHTPTPGIYMGKPTRPRERDSGYGYGRRRSPSPYNRGSPRYKSRYSRSRSRSFSPRRY, encoded by the exons atgaGTGATAGAGAAGATGGTTACGATAGTAGa gAGAAAGAAGAGCAGAGCTCTCAAAATGATAGAGAACAAAGCAAAAGTCGATCTCGCTCTAGATCTCGCGGTTCATACAACAATAATTACCGGTCTGCATCAAGAAGTCCAAGACATTCGCGTTCTAGGTCACGCTCTCCATACCACAGCAAACGACGAGGACGTCGCAGACACTCGCGATCTTACTCACGAAGCCCCAAAAGGAGACA TCGATCCCGATCACCATACGCTCGTAGACGACGAAGCAGAAGCACTTCACCAATGTCTGACAGAAGACGACACATTGGAAACCGA GAAAATCCTCCAGAAAGCTCATGTCTTGGTATTTTTGGTTTGAGCTTGTATACGACCGAGCGTGACCTGCGTGATGTTTTTAGTCGTTACGGACCTATAGAGAAAGTGCATGTTGTTTATGATCATCAG ACTGGTAGATCAAGAGGTTTCGCCTTCCTTACATTTGAGACTCATGACGATGCTAATGAAGCAAAAGTAAGGACCAATGGAATGGAAGTAGATGGTCGCAGAATCCGTGTAGACTTTTCCATCACCAAAAGAGCTCATACACCAACACCCGGCATCTATATGGGAAAGCCAACTag GCCTCGAGAGCGTGATTCTGGATATGGTTATGGACGCAGACGTTCCCCTTCGCCGTACAACCGTGGATCACCAAGATACAAGAGCAGATATTCCAGGTCCAGATCAAGGTCCTTCTCACCTC gACGTTACTGA
- the LOC140056031 gene encoding E3 ubiquitin-protein ligase MARCHF8-like → MDGNEGEHLVHIGDREISETSLDVSNIFFQKSQGHSNLDTDRKPPRNCRFKVYTEDQERRQFFKESEDSKIEGGELPSNSVIFDNLKFDYVVSRPFVRSSASAPLAWSHQPLNGFKLLLEYSTKSETKSNVDDIVVSIGHPAFGGKTRDDKRKVKENTQSECSPSHAVQETPEGPAVLTACPTYFYTFDNISTGTEDGLDGNFCKICYMGDKHESFIQPPACACSGTMQYCHQSCLANWVAQSGIKKCELCGYHFKIRTVNMLHVTNWKCIPMTTLDKLYIGLFLLACSFILTTGVYVCWAMLSSSTAAMIERESTAAQVLFPVYTGFDLFCLSIIMYVLKGRITQMWRKWRAHNRSMIILSRPIQI, encoded by the exons ATGGATGGAAATGAAGGAGAACACTTAGTTCATATTGGGGACAGAGAAATCTCAGAAACATCACTTGACGTGTCAAATATATTTTTCCAGAAATCTCAAGGTCATTCAAATTTAGATACTGACAGAAAACCACCGAGAAATTGTAGATTCAAAGTCTATACAGAGGATCAGGAGCGCAGACAATTTTTTAAAGAGAGCGAAGATTCCAAAATTGAAGGTGGCGAATTACCATCTAACAGTGTCATATTTGACAATTTAAAATTCGATTATGTAGTCAGTCGACCGTTTGTACGGTCTTCTGCATCCGCACCTCTGGCTTGGTCTCACCAGCCGTTAAATGGGTTTAAACTGTTATtagaatattcaacaaaaagtgAGACAAAAAGCAATGTTGATGATATTGTGGTAAGCATTGGTCATCCAGCTTTTGGCGGCAAGACAAGAGATGATAAACGCAAAGTCAAAGAGAACACACAAAGCGAATGCAGTCCCTCACATGCAGTACAAGAGACACCAGAAGGGCCTGCTGTCTTGACTGCCTGTCCAACATACTTTTACACGTTTGACAACATCAGTACCGGTACGGAAGATGGACTGGATGGCAACTTCTGCAAAATTTGTTACATGGGAGACAAGCATGAGAGTTTTATTCAACCACCCGCTTGTGCATGTTCAGGGACAATGCAGTACTGTCATCAAAGTTGTCTAGCAAACTGGGTGGCACAGAGCGGTATAAAAAAGTGCGAACTCTGTGGTTACCATTTCAAAATTAGGACGGTAAACATGCTTCACGTTACTAAC TGGAAATGCATACCAATGACGACACTGGACAAACTGTACATAGGCCTGTTCTTGTTAGCCTGCAGTTTCATTCTAACCACTGGTGTATATGTATGCTGGGCTATGCTGAGCTCAAGCACTGCAGCCATGATTGAACGCGAGTCAACGGCCGCTCAGGTCCTCTTTCCCGTCTACACCGGCTTTGATTTATTCTGCTTGTCGATAATCATGTATGTCTTGAAAGGGCGGATAACGCAAATGTGGCGAAAATGGCGTGCACATAACCGATCCATGATAATATTAAGTCGtccaatacaaatatga